In Carassius auratus strain Wakin unplaced genomic scaffold, ASM336829v1 scaf_tig00044455, whole genome shotgun sequence, the following proteins share a genomic window:
- the LOC113087080 gene encoding CD209 antigen-like protein E has protein sequence MERKGAVEKITDVNRDARYRHNVRTESENTDTKRHQTLQHTGSGCVNVRNFRAAVVCLVLLCVLLLTAVIVLGVNLHDMIEEFYIKNKNITDEIKDLEKRKSNLASDVTKISATNESLFAQNKILHKEMEELWLEISKMDRWKCYQSSLYYVSSEMKNWRESRRDCKERGSDLIIINNKEEQDFVKTVSGGSGFWIGLTEVKSTWKWVDDSLPITELWASGKPSDSSGNKDCAVNLSSGFAEYSCDQKRKWICEKNI, from the exons ATGGAAAGAAAAGGTGCAGTGGAGAAAATCACTGATGTCAACAGAGATGCTAGATACCGTCATAATGTCAGGACAGAATCAGAGAACACCGACACCAAGAGACACCAAACACTTCAACACACAG GAAGTGGCTGTGTGAATGTCAGAAACTTCAGAGCAGCTGtagtgtgtttggttctgctgtgtgttcttctgctgactgcagtcaTAGTGCTGGGAGTCAATCTCCATGATATGATTGAGGAGTTTTACATCAAGAACAAAAACATCACAGATGAAATAAAGGACTTAGAGAAAAGAAAATCCAACTTGGCCAGTGATGTTACAAAAATATCAGCTACGAATGAAAGTCtatttgcacaaaataaaatattacataaggAGATGGAAGAATTGTGGCTGGAGATAAGCAAAATGG ATAGATGGAAGTGCTATCAATCCAGTCTCTACTATGTTTCCTCAGAGATGAAAAACTGGCGTGAGAGCAGAAGAGACTGTAAAGAGAGAGGATCAGATCtgatcatcataaacaacaaagaggAACAA GACTTTGTGAAAACGGTTTCTGGTGGTTCTGGATTCTGGATTGGTCTGACTGAGGTGAAGAGCACGTGGAAATGGGTTGATGACAGCTTACCGATCACTGA GTTATGGGCTTCTGGAAAACCTAGTGATAGCTCTGGTAATAAGGATTGTGCTGTAAATCTGTCATCAGGGTTTGCTGAATATTCATGTGATCAAAAACGTAAATGGATCTGTGAGAAGAACATTTGA